In the genome of Sulfolobales archaeon, the window TGATGACCTGATCTAACCGCTATACCCTCAAGATCTAGTTGGAAGGCTAGTTGATGAGGATCTAATCCCTTTATATTAAAGCTCAGAACCCCAGCACCCCTGTCAGGTGGAGGGCTATAGATCTCTATCTCATCCCCAAGGGTTTCCCTCAATAGCTTCTCACCATAGCTCTGGAGGCTCCTCAGATATTCTAGAACATTATCCATACCGATTCTCATGAGGTATCTAGCAGCCTCTCCAAGCCCTA includes:
- a CDS encoding aminotransferase class V-fold PLP-dependent enzyme, whose product is GLGEAARYLMRIGMDNVLEYLRSLQSYGEKLLRETLGDEIEIYSPPPDRGAGVLSFNIKGLDPHQLAFQLDLEGIAVRSGHHCAYPLHRSLGIEKSVRASPHIYNTYEEIERLATALARIRNRYVSTKSFIATGRLCSSC